The following are encoded in a window of Pseudalgibacter alginicilyticus genomic DNA:
- a CDS encoding glycoside hydrolase family 2 TIM barrel-domain containing protein: MKYILKTLIVLLVFQTISVGQESQVFWQDEKQNEENRMPMHASYFVYENEALAKSGDWKASKNYLNLNGDWKFKYVENPEALPEGFEKNNFNDTAWDVFKIPANWDVNGYGYPVYTNTTYDFDNIIKVNPPIVPTTYNPVGVYRRTISINKNWLDKDVLLHIGAAKSNLTVWVNGIYVGYGEDGKLPQEFKLNSYLNEGENTIVLKVMKWSDGSYLECQDFWRMSGITRDSYMYVRNKTHLVDFDITPDLDTNYVNGSLKISTEISRVVKKNAYSLETQLMDGTTVVASKIFKINEATKNSSFTFNVVNPKKWSAEIPNLYQLNFLLKDKKQNIIEVISKQVGFRKVEIKNGQLFVNGQAIYIKGVNRQETDPITGQTISKESMEQDIKLLKEYNMNAIRMSHYPNDEYFYDLCDKYGVYLVDEANLESHGMGYNITKTLGNKPSWELAHFQRIERMVERDKNHPSIIIWSMGNEAGNGYNFYRAYLWLKDRDPSRPIQYERASVGGWEGTDLKYDWNSDIINPQYSSPKSMEAYIKTYPNPERPYILSEYAHAMGNSMGNFKDYWDVFRAHKNFQGGFIWDMIDQSIYKTRADGTRIFAYGGDFGPEDVPSDNNFLNNGMFSPERKPNPHAFEAKNVLQNILTSWENQEQITIKVFNEFFFKDLSNVQLNWQLVLDGIAEESGIIENLNMLPQTEKIFTLPIHLAGKTYQEAFVNITYTLKQNEPLLAKGFEIAKEQLHLKGTWKNKMHIVSTEKFQEKNDSHYMSFVSHKTEIQFNKKSGFISGYKYDNQSILKEGSQLKPNFWRAPNDNDMGANLQKKLLPWKEATHNPTLLKWKHFNTKNNTIKVTAVYELPQVFSELTINYEISSEGEILVSASLTIDDTENTPMLPRFGMEMQLPKNFETISYYGKGPFENYIDRNYASKVGIYNQTVSQQFFPYIRPQETGNKTDVRWYELSNNNVSIKVQSNTLLSMTALHYLDEDLDDGLKKQQSHPEDLKKRDMTNLKIDYKQMGVGGINSWYELPMEQYSLKAKKYQYQFKITPAIKN; the protein is encoded by the coding sequence ATGAAATATATTTTAAAAACACTTATAGTCTTGTTGGTTTTTCAAACCATATCTGTTGGTCAAGAAAGTCAGGTGTTTTGGCAAGACGAAAAGCAAAATGAAGAAAATAGAATGCCCATGCACGCATCTTATTTTGTGTATGAAAATGAAGCTTTGGCTAAAAGTGGTGATTGGAAAGCATCTAAAAATTATCTAAACCTGAATGGCGATTGGAAATTTAAGTATGTAGAAAATCCAGAAGCATTGCCAGAAGGTTTTGAGAAAAATAATTTTAACGATACAGCTTGGGATGTTTTTAAAATACCTGCAAATTGGGATGTTAATGGGTATGGGTATCCAGTTTACACCAATACAACTTATGATTTTGATAATATAATTAAAGTAAACCCTCCAATAGTACCAACCACTTACAACCCTGTTGGGGTATACAGACGTACTATTTCCATAAATAAAAATTGGTTAGATAAGGATGTGTTGCTTCATATTGGCGCTGCAAAGTCAAATCTTACCGTATGGGTAAATGGGATATATGTTGGTTATGGTGAAGATGGAAAATTACCACAAGAGTTTAAATTAAATTCATACTTAAATGAAGGTGAAAACACCATTGTTTTAAAAGTAATGAAATGGAGTGATGGCTCTTATCTTGAGTGTCAGGATTTTTGGAGAATGAGTGGTATTACAAGAGATTCTTATATGTATGTTAGAAATAAAACACACTTGGTTGATTTTGATATAACACCAGATTTAGATACTAACTATGTAAATGGGAGTTTAAAAATATCAACAGAAATATCTCGTGTTGTTAAGAAAAATGCTTATTCGTTAGAAACACAATTAATGGATGGAACTACGGTGGTAGCTTCAAAAATATTTAAAATTAATGAAGCTACAAAAAATTCAAGTTTCACTTTTAATGTAGTAAATCCTAAAAAATGGAGTGCTGAAATACCCAATTTATATCAGTTAAATTTCCTTTTAAAGGATAAAAAACAGAATATTATTGAAGTTATTTCAAAGCAAGTTGGTTTTAGAAAAGTTGAGATTAAAAATGGCCAACTTTTTGTAAATGGTCAAGCTATTTACATTAAAGGTGTTAACAGACAAGAAACGGATCCTATAACAGGGCAAACTATTTCTAAGGAAAGTATGGAACAGGATATTAAACTGCTTAAGGAGTATAATATGAATGCAATCCGTATGTCTCATTACCCTAATGATGAATATTTTTATGACCTGTGTGATAAATATGGGGTTTATTTAGTTGACGAAGCAAATTTAGAATCGCACGGTATGGGTTATAATATTACCAAAACACTTGGTAACAAACCAAGTTGGGAATTGGCCCATTTTCAGCGTATTGAGCGTATGGTGGAACGCGATAAAAATCATCCATCTATTATTATTTGGAGTATGGGTAATGAAGCAGGTAATGGTTATAATTTTTATAGAGCATATTTATGGTTAAAAGATCGTGATCCCTCAAGACCTATTCAGTATGAACGAGCATCTGTTGGTGGTTGGGAAGGTACCGATTTAAAATATGATTGGAATTCTGATATTATAAATCCGCAATATAGTTCACCTAAAAGTATGGAGGCTTATATTAAGACTTATCCAAATCCAGAAAGACCATATATTTTAAGTGAATATGCACATGCCATGGGGAATTCTATGGGGAATTTCAAGGATTATTGGGATGTTTTCAGAGCCCATAAAAACTTTCAAGGTGGTTTTATTTGGGATATGATTGATCAATCTATTTACAAAACACGAGCTGATGGTACACGTATATTTGCCTATGGTGGTGATTTTGGACCTGAAGATGTACCAAGTGATAACAATTTTTTAAATAATGGTATGTTCAGCCCTGAGCGCAAACCTAATCCACATGCTTTTGAAGCTAAAAATGTGCTTCAAAATATTCTTACTTCTTGGGAGAATCAAGAACAGATAACGATTAAAGTTTTTAATGAATTCTTTTTTAAAGATTTGAGTAATGTACAGCTAAACTGGCAATTGGTTTTAGATGGTATAGCTGAAGAATCAGGGATTATTGAAAATTTAAATATGTTGCCACAAACCGAAAAAATCTTCACACTTCCAATACATTTAGCAGGAAAGACCTATCAAGAAGCATTTGTAAATATTACCTATACTTTAAAACAAAATGAGCCCTTATTGGCTAAAGGGTTTGAAATAGCAAAAGAACAATTGCACTTGAAGGGGACTTGGAAAAACAAAATGCATATTGTAAGTACAGAGAAATTTCAAGAAAAAAATGATAGTCATTATATGTCTTTTGTAAGTCATAAAACAGAAATACAATTCAATAAAAAATCAGGTTTTATTAGTGGGTATAAGTATGACAATCAGTCTATTTTAAAAGAAGGTAGTCAGTTAAAACCTAATTTTTGGAGAGCTCCAAATGATAATGATATGGGTGCAAATTTGCAAAAAAAATTGTTGCCATGGAAAGAAGCTACGCATAACCCTACACTTTTAAAATGGAAACATTTCAATACAAAAAACAATACTATTAAGGTAACAGCTGTTTACGAATTACCACAAGTTTTTTCAGAATTGACTATCAATTATGAAATAAGTAGTGAAGGAGAGATACTTGTAAGTGCATCATTAACCATAGATGATACAGAAAATACGCCTATGTTACCACGATTTGGAATGGAAATGCAATTGCCAAAAAATTTCGAAACAATTTCTTATTATGGAAAAGGACCTTTTGAAAATTATATTGATAGAAATTACGCTTCAAAAGTAGGGATCTACAATCAAACAGTTTCTCAGCAATTTTTTCCTTACATACGTCCTCAAGAAACAGGTAACAAAACGGATGTTAGATGGTATGAACTTTCAAATAATAACGTAAGTATCAAAGTTCAATCCAATACGTTGTTAAGCATGACAGCATTACATTATTTAGATGAAGATTTAGATGACGGGTTGAAAAAGCAGCAAAGTCATCCCGAAGATTTGAAAAAACGAGATATGACTAATTTAAAAATTGATTATAAACAAATGGGAGTTGGGGGTATTAACAGTTGGTATGAACTTCCCATGGAACAATATTCGCTTAAAGCTAAAAAGTATCAATACCAATTTAAGATTACACCTGCTATTAAGAATTAA
- a CDS encoding Gfo/Idh/MocA family protein, giving the protein MNSRRNFVKKTALAGTGLSLIPNLSFGSDFVNSNKKVKLAFIGVGLRGTNHLNNALHRKDVEITAICDIDPNRIKIALKKISDAGFEKPKVYGDSEYDYRNLLELKNVDAVIISTPWLWHTKMAVDTMKAGKYTGLEVSAANTLEECWDLVNTHEQTGSHLMILENVNYRRDILAVLNMVKQNVFGELVHFRCGYQHDLRFVKLNDGVTAYGKGVEFGDKGISESKWRTQHSLLRNADVYPTHGVGPIATMCDINRGNRFMSLTSHASKGIGLHNYIVENGGENHPNAKLKFKQGDVITTTIETSNGETIIVTHDCNLPRPYSLGFRVQGANGLWEVDGKRIYIEGKSKPHKWDEADEWLKKYDHPLWQKYGELATGAGHGGMDFFVLNAFVESAKENIAPPLDVYDAAAWSAITPLSEASIENNGEPQDFPDFTRGMWVKRKPYNWMKNTY; this is encoded by the coding sequence ATGAATTCAAGAAGAAATTTTGTAAAAAAAACAGCCTTAGCTGGTACTGGTTTGTCACTAATTCCTAACCTATCATTTGGAAGTGACTTTGTAAACTCAAACAAAAAAGTAAAACTGGCATTTATAGGTGTTGGCTTAAGAGGAACGAATCATTTAAATAATGCCCTACATAGAAAAGATGTTGAAATTACTGCTATTTGCGATATCGACCCAAATCGAATAAAAATAGCATTGAAAAAAATAAGTGATGCTGGATTTGAGAAACCTAAGGTTTATGGAGATTCTGAATATGATTATAGAAATTTATTAGAATTAAAAAACGTAGATGCGGTTATCATTTCAACACCTTGGTTATGGCACACAAAAATGGCAGTTGATACCATGAAAGCAGGAAAATATACCGGATTGGAAGTGTCGGCAGCAAATACCCTAGAAGAGTGTTGGGATTTGGTTAATACCCATGAACAAACAGGGTCACATTTAATGATTCTAGAAAATGTTAATTATCGTAGAGATATTTTAGCAGTCTTAAATATGGTAAAGCAAAATGTGTTTGGCGAATTGGTACATTTTAGGTGTGGGTATCAACATGATTTGCGTTTCGTTAAGTTAAATGATGGTGTAACAGCCTATGGGAAAGGTGTTGAGTTTGGAGATAAAGGTATTTCAGAATCTAAATGGCGAACGCAACATTCTCTTTTGAGAAATGCAGATGTTTATCCAACACATGGTGTTGGACCAATAGCTACTATGTGTGATATAAATAGAGGGAATCGTTTTATGTCATTAACTTCTCATGCATCTAAAGGAATTGGTTTGCATAACTATATTGTAGAAAATGGTGGAGAAAATCATCCTAATGCTAAATTAAAATTTAAACAAGGAGACGTTATAACTACGACTATTGAAACTTCAAATGGAGAAACTATTATTGTAACTCATGATTGTAATCTGCCAAGACCTTACTCCTTAGGGTTTAGAGTGCAAGGCGCAAACGGTTTATGGGAGGTAGATGGTAAAAGAATTTATATAGAAGGAAAATCGAAACCTCATAAATGGGATGAAGCTGATGAGTGGTTAAAGAAATATGACCACCCGTTATGGCAAAAATACGGGGAATTGGCAACAGGTGCAGGACATGGAGGAATGGATTTTTTTGTTCTAAATGCCTTTGTAGAGTCGGCTAAAGAAAATATTGCACCACCATTAGATGTGTATGATGCCGCAGCTTGGAGTGCCATTACTCCACTTTCGGAAGCTTCTATAGAAAACAATGGGGAACCTCAAGACTTTCCAGATTTCACTAGAGGTATGTGGGTAAAACGCAAGCCTTATAATTGGATGAAGAATACGTATTAA
- a CDS encoding glycoside hydrolase family 2 protein produces MMLKTFYTFLIFLLMSFLVLGQPNPEFSKAGFYPLENTGRDIFSFNVAWRFFKGTVKNAETSNFDDSSWQVVNLPNGIEFLPEEASGGVNYQGEIWYRKHFTPDNALKNKKLFLHFEAIMGKSKIYVNGTLLKEHFGGYLPVVVDVSEHLKWGEDNVVSVWADNTNDPSYPPGKDQEVLDFAYFGGIYRDCWLISHNAVYITDPNHEDVVAGGGLFITFDEVSEKKANIHTKLHLRNEASRDFSGKIRYQWFDREGKQVLKSELPIQLQSNTSKSFSDISKFKTPELWSPEHPYLYQLHITIINKRGKVVDGYRKRLGIRRVEFKGKDGFWLNGKPYGKPLIGANRHQDFAVVGNALSNTTHWRDAKKLRDAGLKLIRNAHYPQDPAFMDACDELGLFVIVNTPGWQFWNDDPSFEALVLKDIRNMVRRDRNRPSIWVWEPILNETWYPDSFALNAKNIVEEEAIHGNAYTASDLRAKGSEHYPVQFSHPLNQDDVNPNKTYFTREWGDNVDDWNSHNSSSRVHRSWGEKPMLIQTTHYANPSYAFVSYNSLYQTSLQHMGGALWHAFDHQRGYHPDPFYGGIMDAFRQPKYSYYMFMAQRDSEASDIIAETGPMVYIANEMTPFSDNDVTVLSNCDEVKLTVFEEGKEFLLKKDEDKIGMPSPPFVFKNAYHFMEIKALNRNKKQAEAYIKAEGYINGKLMAVDTVFPALRPEKIVLWLDNEGVDLKADGSDFVTVVAAITDKEGHVKRLNNSIIKFEISGEGALIGEANYRKVSWGTAPILVQSTTKPGDITIKASMFFEGALVPTFGEITIKSIPTEDVLVYDSKELEAKNIRLIHSEVTGTNSANQELENELKKVKKELNDLKLKEIEKQQEEFGEKTKKNNF; encoded by the coding sequence ATGATGTTAAAAACATTCTATACATTTTTAATCTTTTTGTTAATGTCTTTTTTGGTGTTAGGTCAACCTAATCCGGAATTTTCAAAAGCAGGGTTTTATCCATTAGAAAATACAGGAAGAGATATTTTTTCATTTAATGTAGCATGGCGATTTTTTAAAGGGACTGTAAAAAATGCAGAAACTTCTAACTTTGATGACAGCTCTTGGCAAGTTGTTAACCTCCCCAATGGGATTGAGTTTTTGCCAGAAGAGGCGAGTGGTGGTGTAAATTACCAAGGTGAAATATGGTATAGAAAACATTTTACACCCGATAATGCTCTTAAAAATAAAAAGCTCTTTTTGCATTTTGAAGCCATTATGGGGAAATCCAAAATATATGTAAACGGTACGCTTTTGAAAGAACATTTTGGTGGCTATTTGCCTGTTGTTGTAGATGTGTCCGAGCACCTAAAATGGGGAGAAGATAACGTTGTTTCTGTTTGGGCCGACAATACTAACGACCCTTCGTATCCGCCAGGAAAAGATCAAGAAGTATTGGATTTTGCATACTTTGGAGGTATTTATAGAGATTGCTGGTTAATTTCACACAATGCCGTTTATATAACAGATCCAAACCATGAAGATGTAGTAGCTGGTGGTGGGTTATTTATTACTTTTGATGAGGTTTCAGAAAAAAAAGCCAATATACACACTAAGCTACATTTAAGGAATGAAGCATCTCGTGATTTTTCAGGAAAAATTAGATACCAATGGTTTGATAGGGAAGGAAAACAAGTCTTGAAATCGGAATTACCTATTCAGCTTCAATCCAACACCTCTAAGTCATTTTCGGATATATCTAAATTTAAAACCCCAGAACTTTGGTCGCCAGAGCATCCATACTTATACCAATTACATATCACTATTATAAATAAAAGAGGAAAGGTAGTTGATGGTTATAGAAAAAGATTAGGTATCAGACGTGTTGAATTTAAGGGGAAAGATGGGTTTTGGTTAAATGGGAAACCTTATGGAAAACCATTGATTGGTGCAAACAGGCATCAAGATTTTGCTGTAGTAGGAAACGCTCTTTCTAATACAACTCATTGGCGAGATGCTAAAAAATTAAGAGACGCAGGTTTAAAATTGATTCGTAATGCGCACTATCCACAAGATCCAGCTTTTATGGATGCTTGTGACGAGTTAGGACTTTTTGTAATTGTAAATACTCCAGGTTGGCAGTTTTGGAATGATGATCCAAGTTTTGAAGCATTAGTGCTTAAAGATATTAGAAATATGGTTCGTAGGGATCGTAACAGACCCAGTATTTGGGTTTGGGAACCTATTTTAAACGAAACTTGGTATCCTGATTCATTTGCATTAAATGCAAAAAATATTGTTGAAGAAGAGGCCATCCATGGAAATGCTTATACAGCAAGCGACCTAAGAGCCAAAGGAAGTGAGCATTATCCCGTACAATTTTCGCATCCACTAAATCAAGATGACGTAAACCCTAATAAAACTTATTTCACTAGAGAATGGGGTGATAATGTTGATGATTGGAATTCTCATAATTCATCAAGTCGTGTTCATAGAAGTTGGGGAGAAAAACCTATGCTAATACAAACAACACATTATGCCAATCCATCGTATGCTTTTGTGAGTTATAATTCATTATATCAAACATCACTCCAGCATATGGGCGGAGCTTTATGGCATGCCTTTGATCATCAAAGGGGGTATCATCCAGATCCGTTTTACGGAGGTATTATGGATGCATTTCGCCAGCCCAAGTATTCATATTATATGTTTATGGCTCAAAGAGATTCTGAAGCATCAGATATTATTGCGGAAACAGGGCCTATGGTTTATATAGCAAATGAAATGACACCATTTAGTGATAATGATGTCACGGTTTTATCAAATTGTGATGAAGTAAAACTGACTGTTTTTGAAGAAGGTAAAGAATTTTTACTTAAAAAAGATGAGGATAAAATAGGTATGCCATCACCTCCCTTTGTTTTTAAAAATGCGTATCATTTCATGGAAATAAAAGCTCTAAATAGAAATAAAAAACAAGCTGAAGCCTATATAAAAGCTGAAGGCTATATAAATGGAAAATTGATGGCTGTAGATACCGTATTTCCAGCATTAAGACCTGAAAAGATTGTTTTGTGGTTGGATAATGAAGGAGTTGATTTGAAGGCAGATGGCTCTGATTTTGTCACCGTTGTTGCTGCTATTACAGATAAAGAAGGTCATGTTAAGCGGTTAAATAACAGTATTATTAAATTTGAGATTTCAGGTGAAGGAGCTTTAATTGGTGAAGCTAACTATAGAAAAGTAAGTTGGGGAACAGCTCCTATTTTAGTTCAAAGTACTACAAAGCCCGGGGATATTACCATTAAAGCTTCCATGTTTTTTGAAGGTGCTTTAGTACCAACATTTGGAGAAATTACAATTAAAAGCATTCCAACAGAAGATGTATTAGTATATGATAGTAAGGAGTTAGAGGCTAAAAATATTCGTTTGATTCATAGTGAAGTAACAGGAACAAACAGTGCCAACCAAGAATTAGAAAATGAGCTAAAAAAAGTTAAAAAAGAATTGAACGATTTGAAACTAAAAGAAATAGAAAAACAACAAGAAGAATTTGGTGAAAAAACCAAAAAAAATAATTTTTAG
- a CDS encoding glycoside hydrolase family 88 protein, translating to MKKVLSFMCVLVVLSGCAKSKEEKVSDNDMSKTMEFITNRLDYTLKNNLDSTKLPRTITKENQLKTVGKYDWTSGFFPGNLWYMYELTKDEKWKNEAIKYTEVLDTIQYWEGNHDVGFIMYCSYGNGLKFGSQNKYKDIIIQTAESLSKRYNDTTKVIKSWERQKSWDKVTTWYYPVIIDNMMNLELLFEATLLSGNEKYKNIAVQHAETTIKNHYRDDYSCYHVVNYDTITGKVLDKKTAQGFADNSSWARGQAWGLYGYTLCYRYTKDKKFLDFADNIAKYIINHPNLPEDMVPYWDYYANNDNYHPEWNYNKADFPVIPRDASAAAITASALYELAGYSENKENLLKAANKIRESLLSTSYMDPNSKNKYFILDHSVGSIPHHTEIDVPLVYADYYFLEALYRKSMLDDNKAFL from the coding sequence ATGAAAAAAGTATTAAGTTTTATGTGTGTATTGGTAGTGCTGTCTGGTTGTGCCAAATCTAAAGAGGAGAAAGTAAGTGATAATGACATGAGTAAAACTATGGAGTTTATTACCAATAGACTTGATTATACGTTGAAAAACAACCTCGATTCTACAAAATTACCTCGGACAATTACAAAAGAAAATCAACTTAAAACAGTAGGGAAATATGATTGGACTAGCGGATTTTTTCCTGGGAATTTATGGTATATGTACGAGTTAACTAAGGATGAGAAATGGAAAAATGAGGCCATTAAATACACGGAAGTTTTAGACACTATTCAATATTGGGAAGGCAATCATGATGTGGGTTTTATTATGTATTGTAGCTATGGAAACGGGCTTAAGTTTGGTAGTCAAAATAAATATAAAGACATTATTATTCAAACAGCGGAGTCATTAAGCAAGCGTTATAATGACACTACTAAAGTTATAAAATCATGGGAACGACAAAAATCTTGGGATAAAGTAACCACGTGGTATTACCCTGTTATTATTGATAATATGATGAATTTAGAGCTGCTGTTTGAAGCAACCCTTTTAAGTGGTAATGAAAAATATAAAAACATTGCTGTACAGCATGCTGAAACCACAATTAAAAATCATTATAGAGATGATTATTCATGTTATCATGTGGTAAATTATGATACCATTACAGGTAAAGTTTTAGATAAAAAAACGGCTCAAGGGTTTGCTGATAATTCTTCGTGGGCTAGAGGACAAGCATGGGGTCTATATGGTTACACATTATGTTATCGCTACACAAAAGACAAAAAATTCCTTGATTTTGCTGATAATATTGCCAAATATATCATAAACCATCCTAATTTACCAGAAGATATGGTGCCGTATTGGGATTATTACGCTAATAATGATAATTATCATCCGGAATGGAATTATAATAAAGCAGATTTTCCAGTAATACCAAGAGATGCTTCTGCTGCAGCCATTACAGCATCTGCCTTATATGAATTGGCAGGTTATTCTGAAAACAAAGAAAATTTACTTAAAGCAGCTAATAAAATACGTGAGTCATTATTGTCTACCAGTTATATGGATCCAAATAGCAAGAACAAGTATTTTATTTTAGATCATAGCGTAGGAAGTATTCCTCATCATACAGAAATTGATGTTCCGTTGGTTTATGCGGATTATTATTTTTTGGAAGCACTTTACAGAAAAAGCATGCTTGATGATAATAAAGCATTTTTATAA
- a CDS encoding polysaccharide lyase family 8 super-sandwich domain-containing protein: MKITQTVMFTFIKTISISLVYVLTIIATYAQDYNFKELQARVVNSQNMHFANVEVMNDWVDTQNSDGSWADMHYGKVDFNGSLNNNHVHRLWQLAGACSTASHEKYNNSTYKQALKKGLQFWYNSKTVASNWWFNKIYFPQRLGEILIFMRAFDGFIPQTTVEGIDEPEILSLFEPTAIKDITLYNSGANAVDIALHYVYKGLLTEDAKLLEDTKNKLESILADNIKADMVYHDHGAQIMIASYGPVFCEGLLRLASYLADSPAAFDTKSENFSKILSFIRETQLSSTRGRSWDFSVLGRGISRENAMYAKMGYLQILADYIDTENADKYLNVLSRIKGDNPPNYKVREFNKHYWVSDYTQHARSEYLFTVRNTSTRTNEGETGNGENLKANYLSYGANFMSIDGDEYINIMPVWDWSMIPGTTFPYITKFPKRRTWGFNFGNTTFVGGVTDGHYGTSVLDLDQAGITAKKSWFMFDDEIVCLGAGIVDNSGRNVRTTINQAWMQTPSYVCEVNQAKEQEKGLNLEPYNNTNLKYLRQGKFGYYFPNKTNVKFAMQSKTGSWKAINILEDSTTTKPQDVFSLWIDHGNNPDNATYSYIVVPNIDTQKKAEQYNMNAVHIIENTSAIQAVYHKTLDMLQAVFYQAGTVKLKGLSVTVNRPCALILKQDGTITVSNPSQTYSDVLVSIKDKRNTFSKVIHLPTKNKLEGASASVNYKIEKQ, encoded by the coding sequence ATGAAAATCACACAAACCGTTATGTTCACTTTTATTAAAACCATTAGTATTAGTTTAGTTTATGTTTTAACTATTATAGCTACTTATGCTCAAGACTACAATTTCAAAGAATTACAAGCACGAGTAGTTAATAGTCAAAACATGCATTTTGCTAATGTAGAGGTTATGAATGATTGGGTTGATACTCAGAACTCAGATGGTAGTTGGGCCGATATGCATTACGGAAAGGTGGATTTTAATGGATCACTTAATAATAATCATGTACATAGATTATGGCAGTTAGCAGGAGCTTGCTCAACTGCAAGTCATGAAAAGTATAACAATTCAACTTATAAACAGGCTTTAAAAAAGGGGTTGCAGTTTTGGTATAATTCTAAAACGGTAGCATCTAATTGGTGGTTTAATAAAATTTATTTTCCGCAACGATTAGGTGAAATTCTAATATTTATGCGTGCTTTTGATGGTTTTATTCCACAAACAACGGTAGAAGGGATTGATGAACCAGAAATTTTATCATTATTTGAACCTACGGCAATAAAAGATATTACCTTATATAATAGTGGAGCCAATGCTGTGGATATAGCTTTACATTATGTTTACAAGGGATTGCTTACTGAAGATGCAAAGCTTTTAGAAGATACTAAAAATAAACTTGAATCTATTTTAGCAGATAATATTAAAGCAGACATGGTATATCATGACCATGGAGCACAAATTATGATAGCTAGTTATGGGCCAGTTTTTTGTGAAGGCTTACTTCGCTTAGCTTCTTACTTAGCAGATTCACCTGCGGCTTTCGATACAAAAAGTGAAAATTTTTCGAAGATATTAAGTTTTATTCGTGAAACGCAGCTGTCATCAACTAGAGGTCGTTCATGGGATTTTAGTGTGTTAGGCAGAGGTATTAGTCGTGAAAATGCTATGTATGCCAAAATGGGATACCTTCAAATTTTAGCAGATTATATTGATACCGAAAATGCGGATAAATATTTAAATGTATTAAGTAGAATAAAAGGTGATAATCCGCCTAATTATAAGGTGCGAGAGTTTAATAAGCATTATTGGGTGTCTGATTATACCCAACATGCACGCAGCGAATATTTATTTACCGTACGTAATACGTCCACTAGAACAAATGAGGGTGAAACAGGAAATGGTGAAAACTTAAAAGCAAATTACTTGTCTTATGGAGCTAATTTTATGTCTATTGATGGTGACGAATATATTAATATAATGCCTGTATGGGATTGGTCTATGATTCCAGGAACCACATTCCCTTACATAACAAAATTTCCTAAAAGACGTACTTGGGGGTTTAATTTTGGGAATACAACTTTTGTAGGAGGTGTTACAGATGGCCATTATGGAACTTCTGTTTTAGATTTAGATCAAGCAGGTATTACTGCAAAAAAAAGTTGGTTTATGTTTGATGATGAAATCGTTTGTTTAGGAGCAGGGATTGTAGATAATAGTGGCAGAAATGTACGAACTACCATTAATCAAGCTTGGATGCAAACGCCTTCTTATGTTTGTGAAGTAAATCAGGCAAAAGAACAAGAAAAAGGGTTGAATTTAGAACCTTACAATAATACCAATCTAAAATACCTTCGTCAAGGCAAATTTGGGTATTATTTTCCTAATAAAACCAATGTGAAATTTGCCATGCAGTCTAAAACAGGTTCTTGGAAAGCTATCAATATACTTGAAGATTCAACAACAACAAAACCACAAGATGTGTTTTCTTTATGGATAGATCACGGTAATAACCCTGATAATGCCACTTATAGTTATATAGTAGTGCCTAATATTGATACTCAAAAAAAAGCAGAACAATATAATATGAATGCGGTTCATATTATAGAAAATACCTCGGCAATACAAGCTGTATATCATAAAACATTAGATATGTTACAGGCTGTTTTTTACCAAGCAGGAACAGTCAAATTAAAAGGTTTAAGTGTAACTGTAAACAGACCTTGTGCATTGATACTTAAACAAGATGGAACAATAACAGTTTCAAACCCATCACAAACCTACTCAGATGTATTGGTAAGTATAAAAGATAAACGGAATACTTTTTCTAAAGTTATACATCTGCCAACAAAAAACAAGTTAGAGGGAGCTTCTGCTTCGGTCAATTATAAAATTGAAAAACAATAA